One region of Phycicoccus sp. M110.8 genomic DNA includes:
- a CDS encoding M20/M25/M40 family metallo-hydrolase produces the protein MSDSTPQDIRPEDEVVRICQELIRIDSTNFGDGSGPGEREAADYVVGLLREVGLEPEVVESDPGRTSVVVRLEGEDRDRPGLCIHGHLDVVPANAADWQVDPFSGELRDGCVWGRGAVDMKDMDAMILAVVRDLARRGAKPPRDLVVAFFADEEAGGVKGSHHVVDTRPELFEGVTEAVSEVGGYSVTVPAKDGGDTRAYLVQTAEKGILWLRLVATGRAGHGSVPNPENAVVRLAEAIARIAAHKWPREYVASVRELLDRLSGITGTAWSDEDLDELLEHLGGAQGFVRGTLQDTANFTMTEAGYKHNVIPQSASASLDCRFLPGHDDDLLETVRQLAGEHVEVQVVHRDIALDSPFEGPLVDAMKAALLAEDPGAEVLPYCLSGGTDNKALSTLGITGYGFAPLQLPADLDFAPMFHGIDERVPVSALEFGTRVLQRFVAAC, from the coding sequence ATGAGCGACTCGACCCCGCAGGACATCCGCCCGGAGGACGAGGTCGTCCGCATCTGCCAGGAGCTGATCCGGATCGACTCGACCAACTTCGGGGACGGCAGCGGGCCGGGGGAGAGGGAGGCGGCCGACTACGTCGTCGGCCTGCTCCGCGAGGTCGGCCTCGAGCCCGAGGTCGTCGAGTCCGACCCGGGTCGCACCAGCGTCGTCGTCCGGCTCGAGGGCGAGGACCGCGACCGCCCCGGCCTGTGCATCCACGGCCACCTCGACGTCGTCCCGGCCAACGCAGCCGACTGGCAGGTCGACCCGTTCTCCGGCGAGCTGCGCGACGGCTGCGTCTGGGGTCGGGGCGCCGTCGACATGAAGGACATGGACGCGATGATCCTCGCCGTCGTCCGCGACCTCGCCCGCCGCGGCGCCAAGCCGCCGCGCGACCTGGTCGTCGCCTTCTTCGCAGACGAGGAGGCCGGCGGGGTCAAGGGAAGCCACCATGTCGTCGACACCCGTCCCGAGCTGTTCGAGGGCGTGACCGAGGCCGTCAGCGAGGTCGGCGGCTACAGCGTCACGGTCCCCGCCAAGGACGGTGGCGACACCCGCGCCTACCTCGTGCAGACCGCCGAGAAGGGGATCCTCTGGCTGCGGCTGGTGGCCACCGGCCGGGCCGGCCACGGCTCGGTCCCCAACCCCGAGAACGCCGTCGTGCGGCTCGCCGAGGCCATCGCCCGCATCGCCGCCCACAAGTGGCCCCGCGAGTACGTCGCCTCGGTGCGCGAGCTGCTCGACCGGCTCAGCGGCATCACCGGCACGGCGTGGTCGGACGAGGACCTCGACGAGCTGCTCGAGCACCTCGGCGGCGCGCAGGGGTTCGTGCGCGGGACGTTGCAGGACACCGCGAACTTCACGATGACCGAGGCCGGGTACAAGCACAACGTCATCCCGCAGAGCGCCAGCGCCTCGCTCGACTGCCGGTTCCTCCCCGGTCACGACGACGACCTGCTCGAGACCGTCCGCCAGCTGGCCGGCGAGCACGTCGAGGTCCAGGTCGTCCACCGTGACATCGCCCTCGACTCCCCGTTCGAGGGACCCCTGGTCGACGCCATGAAGGCCGCGCTGCTCGCCGAGGACCCGGGTGCCGAGGTCCTGCCGTACTGCCTGTCCGGTGGCACGGACAACAAGGCGCTGAGCACGCTGGGCATCACCGGCTACGGGTTCGCCCCGCTGCAGCTGCCCGCGGACCTCGACTTCGCGCCGATGTTCCACGGCATCGACGAGCGGGTGCCGGTGTCGGCACTCGAGTTCGGGACCCGCGTGCTCCAGCGGTTCGTCGCCGCCTGCTGA